The stretch of DNA CTAAGAATCAGTTTTTCAAATAGCTTTATTTATCTACAATAATGAATCTAGCTTTGAGATGGACGGCAAAAGGCTGATGGGGCGATAACTTTTGGCGCTGGTACCAGGCTTGTGTATCGGAATTACTTTAACTAATCTGCAGTGAGATGGGAAATAACCAAGCTCATATGTTGAAAATCAAGACCAGTAGCGCGACGAAGCCAACATTCAAGTTTTTCAACTCTAGGTTAAGCGCACCGTCGAACTCGGCAGCCTTCATGTTTCTCAATGATGCGCTCGTGGGACTCGCCATGGAGTGACCAAGATTGTGAGAGTTCACGAAGTGTTGACTAAGCGCATTTGTCTTTTCGGCAGATGTAATTAGTATAGATGAGATCGAATCCGACGATCTAAGTGGCAGAACCGgtcgcggtttttttttctagatccGGGCTGTTTTTCAATAGGGTTTTGCGCAATCGGGTAGGGAGTGAAGATGATTTGAGAAATATTCGTTCCTGAGATCCACCATGTTTTCTCGAAATGATTGCAATTGGTCTTTAGGTGGGTAGGCCAGTTCGtttggttcccggaataaaacgctgcagaaaacgactgcaacagaaacgaccacttagaaaaagtgtagtaggctagaaatattgtggcgcggtattgtatttcaaaataaaaattaaccgGGCCAACGTTTCGCCCCGGGCAGACATATGCCGTCCGACGATCGctaaagctcggtcggacattgatAAAGGATCAAATCCTATGTTTCGAACTAACCGGACAATCGGATCCCAGGTTtacgtgcgagacaccgccgcttagTGGATTGCTCACCAGTCTTGAGGTGTCGGTCTCCGACCCGGGAAATCGCCTCGTCGATTGTCTGAATGCACTGGTCGATGTCGTCGGTTGAATCGGGAATGATGTCGTAGTCGACCTCGCATTGCTGGAACTGTGACCAGTCGACGCCGTGGTAATTGCGTCGTTGACGGAGGAGCCCAGTTCAATCGTCGCGTGGACACCGGACCGGCTCAAGCCGTTTCGCTGACAGCGACTGTTGCCGAACGCTTGATGCTCCGCATTTAGGTCGCCACCAAAGATGAACTGCTGCCGCTGCTCAACGTAGGTCTTACTtgcgtatttttttcaattagtatTAATTTGTTGAGGTTTCTTTTGCCGAATAACactccttgaatgcattctggagtggcaagaatatagaatacgcgtgaccacagtgcgagtcggaagaaatttctttgatgatcCCACTAGACCACGATATGAAACAGCACCCGGATGTTCTGAAAGTCCTTCAGGTACGTCGAGCTCTTGGCGAGATGGACAAGAGAGAGTTGATCACGGTACGTCCGGGACTTGTCATGCCGCTTCATTTTGTAGATTTGAACCGGATTGAGTCCGTTTCTCTGGAGTTCTACCGATAGATCCTTGCTGTCCATATCGTGAAGGCCATGAAACAACAACTTGAGCGGTTTATCGAGCTCGATATCGTGTGAGAAATATTCACAGTTCCACtgttccagcacctccagcaCTGTTTTGTCACTTATGGCCTGGGCCATCAGCTTGAAGCTCTCCGCGTTACAGAGGATAGTGCACTTCAGACCCTCTTCGATAAAGAAAGCGATTCGGTCACGGGGTCCTTCCGGCAGCTTTCTACTCATATCGACGGTAGTTTCCTTTTTATACCTTCGGTTCGTCACCGTTCTCGAGAACAGCGTATCGATTGTTGGTCAGCAGCTTCTCGGCCAACGGATCAGTGGATTTGCTCGAAATGTCGGCGATGTATGTAGATTAGGAGCGCTTTCCGTTGCTGCTACTACTTGCGCTAAAGTGCGTTTTTCCCGCGGCTTGGCTCATTGGGACGGTGACGTCCAGCGCGAAAGaaataacacttttttttactttaatttAAAAGACACTACTTGTTACGAGCAAGCTAAAACACGTCTTTACTGCTCTACACAATAGCAGAGAATGAAATGCTCTTTCTTTTATTTAAGAGTGCGTTATATAGCTTCAAAGTCATACAGTCTGACAGAGGAAGAAAGTAAATAAGCATATGGCATTTTGAAATACCAGTGGGAATCATCTATAACATCAACTTTGATTCGTTTCAAAACTAATGCTATGTATCGTGTGTGTGGATTCCAGAATGTACATTGACACCACTGCTAGCTATAACACAGGAAATCGGCCTTCCTTTCTCGTTCCGACCGCAGGAGAGGTAAGATGTTGTACCGAGTTCCGGGGCAGGATAGTATTTCCTCGGTTATTCACATCATGGTTGTCAGATGCGAATCTGAATTGTTCGGTACAATATTGacacataacaacaataaaattcgggggtctccgtagccacattggttgcgcgttcgcttagtaagcgatcgatcgtgagttcaaaactcagggccctcattgaccatctttgtgttgttacagaatagctacgtccacgcaacaatcatcagcgatggagatcgatccacggtcgaaataagatcgattcatccatacaactgctctgctctgcaagacacatcgggctgctgttctataaataactcaacaatgatcaatcaactgtctccgctgtccggtggtccaactggataatggaagaacagaaagaatactcttacgcctaaatggctactgtgtgaatgtaccatatgtaatggtatagaaggaatactggcgaatgacaactgtgtaatgtgataattatagatatgataacgatgtgacatgtacacgattaaaattcggctctgttacatctaaaatgctaatgagccttaaataaagaagaagaagaagatcgttTTTTAAAACAGTTTTACATAATATCTATTTTGAAACAACGGTTTGGCTACAATCACACAATAAATATACTATGGCTATGGTATATGAGTACGAACTAGAACTTAGACCAACATGCTCGTCTATGGCCTACGAATAGAATGTTAATACTGAAGTTTGGTTTCCACGAACCAATAGAAATGGTGGCATATTTTCCGTGAGCATTTCTAGCCAGGACATGTAAAGTTGGGCTGACACGATACCCTAAAAGTTGAAAAGTGTGAGGTGAGTGAGCTGAATTGAAATATTACAATTGACATCCACTTACCTTCCGTGGGATTGGCATAGACATCACTATCAACGAGGCTCCTTCGGAATACTGCAGTAACAACTCTCGTAGCCGTAGCTGTCGGTACGTTTTCTCCAGCAGCTGCCTCTGTTCCGCCTCACTCACAAATCTATCGGTTTCTTGCTCTTCAATCAATGTATCGATCAAAGCACGGTGGGAACTAATTGTGGTTTCTTGGGGCTTATCAGCTATTGTTACCATTATGAGGGACACATACTTGATGCGCAGTTTGTCAAGTAAGATAGTCATGCTGGAAAAAGAGTTACATTGCGTATAGTGTTCCATGCTGGCAATTTGAATGACTTACTTTTGACGTTCTTCCTCGAAATCCTCTTTTTGGCTTGCAAGGGCAAAAATACGGATTTGACAATCGGACCATTTGGTTCGGGTTGAAATAATGTACGGAAGCAGGATGGTCAAACCACCATCGTCGTACAACCACCAAACGTCGATTATCCCTGCTGGTTGTTTTTCTCTGAAGATTCTCATCTCTTTGTTAGTGTTTGGTAGAGCTTGTGGAATGGGAGTCTGATAAACTACACATAATACATTATTATACCGTTATcacaaataaaaataagaatagGCTCACCTCCGTTCGACATGTTCAAGCTACTTTGTTCACTAGTGGATGCCGCTTTCCGAAGATCGAGGTTAGAATTGATGGGCATCAAACTATTTTGAAGTCGTCGACCGGTAGGAGTTTTGGCGAGTGAAAGTGTGGACTCCACATTCAACGAGGTATCCGAAAGATCAAATACTGGATTCACATGACAGTTAATGATATCGGAACAGTCTATTCCATCCGGAAGACGGAGAATCGCGAGAGCCAAGCGATTGTCAAATGCGTAACTGTGAAAGTGATTGCAAATATTTGAATAAGCTTGGTTGAGAGAAAAAGCAGTATACTCACTGTAAAATGTTATAGTAATTATTCAATTCCTCGAAGCTGCATGTACGCCACGTTGTTTTGTATCCTACAAAGAGGATGTTTGGTGTGAGTTTACCGAATCCAGAAGATTGGATCATTGCCCGCACCGCTTCATCGAACGGCAACCCGTCGAGGATGTTGTAGAAGGCCTTTATTTTGGCGTCCTTTATCGCCCTCTTTCCACTTGTTATTAGAGCCTTCCGTTGCTTGTAAGATAACTTGGTCTCCACTACATTTCCAACGATCATGAGTGAGTTATTTTTAGTTATTAGGTGTGCAAAATTCAACAATCCTGGCCTGAGGATTGGATTTCCTGTTAGAACTAATAGCTGCGGATTGTAGTTCTTAACGTGTTCACCGACTTGTTCGAGATTCAGGGCTGAGTTTAGCGCTGATTTATATGCGGCAGCTTGGGTAGAGGAACCCCAGTTAACGTCCGGCTTGCGATAGATCACCGTCAAGTATAGTATGAATATGATGGCAATCGTGATAAATGTAGAAACCACATCTATCAGAAACATTATAGCAACGCAAAGAAGAGAACCGAACATGCTCAGCCACGGATGATAGTATCGGAATGTCGGGCGCCATCCAAGTGGTTTAACTGTTGCTGCATGGAAGGTGCAGAAATTTACCAGTGAATATGATGCGAGGAAGAAATTTGAGATCAGCGGTGCTATGGTGTTCAGGTCGGCGATCATTATGAACGCAAACGATACGAAAAACACCAGAACATATCCACGGTATGGCTCGCCATGTTTGCCGTAACCTTTCGAGAAGAAGATCAGCCCCGGGTAGATGCGATCGATGCCGAGGGCCTGAATTAAACGAGGTACGGAAAGCAAATTGGTCAATGCCGTACTGAGTGTTGCTGCCCAGCAACCTAAGTATATGAGCTCACTCGAAAATGCCATCAGCTGCATGATCGAGTAATCGTTGTTGAGTCCATAGTTGCAGTTCTATCGTAAGGAATCTTAAGTTAATCATTTTTATATGTTCTAATGAGATAACCTTTGAGTGTTACATTTAACTCCATACTGCAAGAAGTGAAGTTTATACCGACGAGATCTGTGACATTCCCCGAAGCATCTCGCAAAGCTGATGCCCCTGCAAACAGCGAGAATACAATGTATGATATTCCCGAAACAAGACAGGCAAGAAGTGTTCCTTTTGGAATTGCCGTTGCGGGATCCTTCAAATCTCCACAGATGTTAGCTCCACTCTGTATTCCggtgacacttggaaagaaaaCGGCAAAGACACTGAAAAAATTTTGCTGAACACCCTCACTGAAACGATAACCCGGTGCTAAATTTGATGTGAATACCGCTGCTGAAAAACCGATGAATCCCTTAGCAATTTCATCCTCGTGAGTAGGACCCATGGCTGCACCAATGATGAAACTTGCTATTGCGAGTAAAATTGCTACCAGCAAGAAATTTTGGGCTTTCACTTCCCAATCCATTCCCACTGCGCAAATAGTTACCATGACCAGAAGCGCAATCGTTCCCACGATTCGTATGTCGTTTATGCTCCCATCTACAATTTGAAGGCCATTGCTCCCTAGAATAAACAAATTCTATTAGATAATGAAAGCGATGAGGTAGGTAAGCTTACTCAACAAATCGTTCAGTGAACTGCAGAAGCCAATAGTGTTCATAGATGCGTTGACTGCATTCGCAAAAGCAAATATCACACCAACTGAGGCCCCAAATTCCGGTCCGAGCGATCTTGATATGATGTAATAGATACCACCACTTTTGACCTGCCCATTGGTGCATAGTGCCGAAAGCGACAAAGTGGTGATTACGCACACTACATACGACAACACCATTATCAGCAGCGTCTGAATGACACCCGCCTCGGCAACGACCCAACTTAGCCTCAGGAAGAGCATAACACCCCATATGTTCAACAGACATGGCGTGAGCACTCCTTGTATCCACCCGAGGCGAATGGCATGACCGCTAGAGACAGGTTGTTCTTCGATTTCTGGTTCCTGTTGATAATAGATGAGCAGATGAACAAAATTTTGAAGCCTTGCCAAGTCAGAATCGATATGTTTTCAATCATATATATGTCTGATTTAGAACAAAATGTTTTTGCGAGAAAATATATGTCTGATTTAGAACAAAATGTTTTTGCGAGAAAATGTActgtatttttttgtagtttgaAGATACAATATGGTATTTTTAATCCTCTCGAATTAAAATTTGGATTTGATACGTACTTTTTTCAgtatatggtcggtgttcagtcagaaGCGATtaagtcgcaaaattaaaaattgtaaggggttgtatctaggacacgaccgcatattttcgacgtagaaccacgcaattatattatgcaatccacttgtttaccacttcgaataatattttagaatgcatcgaaatttttgttatAGGTTATGTTTAAATTTGATAAACATCTTTTTGAGTTTGATATGatgtctaggactaccaaaataagtgaacgaaaaaattgtcaaacgatcattgtattttacatttccctctgaaattattgcacatctcatgtttacgtagctcTCGACCGtgaaagttcattcatctctgatatctgaaatgacgattttcccaggcttctcagtacgTACgtaagtacgttttagggaaacatatcccGGTctacacaacgacaagcgagtacaaaagtactcaacaccaaaaaacacccccgacttgcatgttttgataaagcggattcccccaggcacattgattctgaagtccgtgttagggaaacacagctcggtgggagtagtgatccccgataatcattcgattaatcgattaatcgaatacttcctacagaaatcgattattaatcgaacgaatactgcacaaccaataatcgaagcgaacgaataatttacgtcgattaatcgatccaaacccagagcaaaaaaaaccgtaccgctgcagttttatccttaAAATCAATCATAatctttgacgctctcctaaactcctaagagaagctcaatgccgtcgatgcgagatgagcttcgtttacgagtttaggggagcgtaaaagataataattgattttcaggctcaatgaacacttttttgattccagatggctttctaacgaatgagaaatattagtctaactaattatttttctcagtgtgacgattaatcgattaatcgattatttggatcgattaatcgtatcgaataagaaACTGcttaaaagtattcgattagtggatgaacgattaatttaaaaaatcggggatcactaggtgggagcaaaaatacccccgatttgcatgtatatttgcaaagcggatttccacaggtacatcgattttaaagtctgtgttggggaaaacgTAAATCGGGACAataaaaacttggcagttagggcgtttagataaagcttgacattttacagttattcaattgttcatcccatgaaaaataacattgtattaattgtaatagacgcgtaaaaatatttcctatcaattgatgcaaacatctttccgcattataagcattcgaaatactggtagggttagcacacaaatcggcagaacaaatgttcttccagttttcatgaatttaaaccgtttagagattagcgaattgtaatgtatagcatatcaaacaaatcttaaagaatttccgattcaattggtatgcaaatcaagagaattcgttcacagtgaaaatagttattaactttatttcataaaaacgtgacctgttttctaatttggcacccttcctgaaagacgtagttctacgtcaaaatttcgagttattgattgtattaggtGAAACATTTTGTAAGCTACATGCTACATTtaccagatttggaaaatcagaCGTGCAtcaggaataacggatcgaaattgtttgGAGTGATCAACGGTAACCCCTTATAGCACTAAACTTCAACCTcgattttctcgaaatcataattatGTTGCTTAGTCCagtctgactgaacaccgaccgTATGACCATACCCCATTATCTGATCTGATGGAGCGCGTTAATCACAAGTGTTGAGCATTTTACTCAAACTTATCCTAAAAATCAATGTAAGCTGAGATAAAAACATATACtgaactcctgaaaaaaatttgttttatttcgaTAACTATAGCCGATTCACCAATCAATCGAAAGGGTCGCGATAATTATCGACTTActctgaaaaaattaaaaaaaacacttctaTGCATAAGGTTCAATCTCAACTATGACAGTTTCTATGTTTCTTGTTTCTATGACTTCTCTTGTTTTGGGATCTATTTGAGTTAAAGTGGCTCTTATAAAAAAACCGCTATTTCAAACGTATcaattgcttccatttgaaagatgagaaaatttggtacTAAATAAGGTCGTAACACATTTAAACTAGTGGAATTATATATCACTTTCTAATTAAAAGCTCATAAAGAAGTGTTTAAAATGATAATGCAGCGAAATTTAAAAAGATAGGAAATGAATGTCATAGAATAAATTGCATAGTGTTCGAAcagttttaatttggttgatagaaacaatcaagtttataaagCATTTTTGGGGAAAAACTGATGAAGAAAAGACTAACTTTCAATTTTTAGTTACTTATAAAGTGTTACTTAATTCCTCTAATTGAAATGTGTTACAACCTTTTTTAgtataaaattttctcatctttcaaatgaaagcaacagaaacgTTTCAAGTAGCGTTCCCTTTAAATTAGGGCCAGTTTAACACAAATCGTTAAGCGAATCGTTAATCGTTTAAGCACTTTTTGATGAGTCAATCAGAAACTCATCGAGAAGTGGTTAAAAAGTATTGtagcaaaatttaaaaagataGGAGTTGGGTTTGGTTCAAGGAACGAATTTTAGAGAGTCTAGACTCTAGAGAGTTTTTATATagttgatagaaacattcagGTTTGTCGTGcattttttttggagaaaattaataaaaacgcatacaacaacaaaacaatatttcagtactTTACTTCTAAGAACTCACTTATTTCctttaatttaaatatttacAGCTGCATACAgtaccaaattttctcatctctcaAAAGAAAGCATCAGAATTGTTTTAAGTAGCGTTCTTTTTGAATTAGAGCCTGAAAATTGTTAACTCTCGTTAAGCTGAGTGATCCGGATTAGGATGAAATCTCTTGATTTCATCTAACCGGTCACTCCAAAGATGGCGTGCTCTGGACAAGGCTTCGCTTTCGGAAGAAGTATACTCGTCGAGAGATTGTTGGAAACTGATCTATATTTCTATTGGTTTTACAAATTTATATACGTTTTCTGACTGCTCTTCCCATTGTTGCTGACCATACCCCTGACCTCTAATCCACGTCCACGAACTGCTGACTCAAATGCTTTGGGTTTGAGTGTGTTCTCGCTTCTCGGTTGGAACGATTTTGCGTGGCTCTGGAAAGGGTTACTTTAATCTCATCCAGAGCCAGTAACCCATTGCACTAAGAATTAGCCATGTGAAAATATAGCCGGCTATCCAAAGAAACCCGAAGTCTGGGTGTCACATAAATTAACGCAAAGGAATTTGATTAACCGAAATGGATCAAATACAGGAATATCTTTCGCAAAAGTTTATGGGGTAAAGCGGgcgaaaaacttcaaagcttgGATTGACGATAAATAAAATTGTGCTGATGAGATTGAAGGCTGTGCATTATTAAAACTCACCACCTAACCTCACGATTGATTCAGAGCTCTATTGATCACAACTGTACATATCACACGAAAATGACCTgaattattcaacaaaataagtGTTTCTTCTATCATGACAACCCGAGACctcaaatgagttgaaaatcactataatacagataaaacaaaaatatgacagtgctcccgtggccgagtggttagcgtcataactaacatgccgggtgttcgggttcgattcccgttctggtcgggggaatttttcgtcaaagaaatttcctccgacttgcactgtgatcacgcgtattctagagcttgccactcagaatgcattcaaggcgtgttatttggcatagaaatctccgctaagttctaataaaaatgacgcaagtaatactacgttgagacggcgaagttcctctaggaacgttagtgccattgaagaagaagaaaaaaaaaacccgagACCACACACATCTTTGGGATCATACCATAAATTGAGGGAGTTTGGTTGGGAAGTTTTGACGTATACATATAATAGCCTGGACCTTGCATCGTCTGACTATAATTAATTTCTATCTCTAAAGAAGTCTCTTGCTGGTAAAACATTGGCCGATATAAgaactgtaaaaaataacctgaaaaaagtttttcggatAGAATCATGGAAATATCCGAAAGATGACGGAAGGTTTCAGAATATATATACTTGATTGAAATAGATAAActtaattcaaaaatttaacaaAACACACCGGATACTATTTAAATGATCCAATACTTGGTTTTTTGGCGTCCAATTCTCCCATTAAACCAAAAACAAACGATAGTAGGTAATGTTGGACTATTCTTCTGAAATATAGCTCTTATATAATTAAAACAAATCGCGCGTTCCGAAAGCGTCTAGAGGCCGTAATTGCgacaaataacattttaatcTATAATTTACTTATAACAGGCTGATTCAACAGagaaaaatatgcaaaaaaatttatattcaactaaattcaattttcacagtgcTCAAGTGTGTATCAAAATAACGGTATAATGAAATTATATACAGCTTGTGATTTTATTACTTTTTGGTAATTTTCTGTACAAATAGTCATAGCTATTCTGATATTACTGGTGGTTTGTAATTCGTAAATTGAATTACTGTTTTTACCTGTTTCCCATATTCGTCGCCACTATCGTCTCCATACAATTCTCCGAGAGATGGACGCTTGTTCCACCGTGTTGACGTTCGATAATGGTCTAATCTTGGCAATGGCTCACTAAAATTAAAAGGTCCATTTGAAACACACTGGTTGTTGCACTTTAAGAACATTGTGGTAATCCACATTGATACAATATCATTCATTTCACGAATACACTGTCCGGTAGCTTCCTAGAGCTTCACTGCATTTACCTAGTAATTCCGGTGCCTCGAATAGTATGAACCGGCGCAGCACCGTTTCTAAGGTTGTTCAGCTCCGCCACATTTAAACAAAGTTCATCACTTGGCCTCCAAGACTCGGTTGGTTTTCTATTGTCTTGTCCATGACCATCGCTGGGTACTGGCGTCTGGACGGAAAACTTATACTGGACCATTTTGTGGTGACACTTGCAAGTCAATTGCGGTCAACGCTGAAGGATAAACCACTGCCACTGATAGATGATAGCCTAAATCGCACGCTATAATGATACGTTATATCAGCCGCTGTTTGCAAATCAATTCACTCCGAAAATTATGTTACACTTGTTCCTGTCTACATCACTCTGAGGttcttttcaaatttcttcTGATAGAGAGGAAGCAAAACATGATCGCTTCAATGATCGGATCTGAACTAACAGTAGACTTCACGGTCAAAGAAATCCCGCTTTTATATCATGATGAATCAGTTTGCGCTCTATCACGCCTACGGTATGGATGACGGAGGCGGCATGTTAAAAACACTATCTTCTTTCGAAGGATTTTTGTGCAAAACGGTCTGTTATAAGCAGTTTGCGGCGGTTGCGGTAGTCTTATAGTGTAACTGAACTGTATTCACATAAAAATTTAAACGATAGAACATGAAGCTCGACGACGAGGTTTTTTGGTTGTGTCTGCATTTAAGGCTGTTTGGCTGTGATGATTATGCGAGACCATGGAAATCAGTGCGAAATAGTCCACGTCGAATTATAGCGGGACTTGTGGTTGTGTGATTCCGAATTCCGATTATAAAGAGATATATATATTTGATAAAAGTCCATTTATTTTAACCCTTTTTATTCGTCGTAACCAGTTTTACCTAAATATTTTTATCGTTTGGTCCATAATATTTGAAGTCATCAGTTAAGGCGAGTTTCCTACAGTTACTACAAACTATCGGTATGATTAGTTGatttaaatatgtttcaatcgatGAAGGGAGATCCTACTCTGGAAAGTCTATAAATAAAGTATTCTCCTGATTTTATTCGGATGTTGGAATTAAAGTTGGGGGTTGGGACATTTCGGTATTTGTGGTTTGGTTTAATTAGTAAGCGTGTAGCCCCCTATAATAATGATGATTTGTAGTAAAGTAAGTGTATCTTCTCTCAGATAATCATCCCTAAAGATAGTTCTATGTTTTTCAATCTTGAGTTAAATAAAtgattgatgttctttgcttaTTTTAATCCATAGTAGTTACTCTTACTCCAATACCAATattgaaattatttcaatatatccacaaCAATCTCATCATTGTAATGGAAAATCGTTATCTGAGAAAAATTGTTCaagattccttgcagaaaacttgatatcCTATTAACCCCtttccgtattatttaatacgtcacacatcaagtgatttcactactctgctgagcattctagcgccctattttatgcaagtacaccacgaatgagactcgatgttgtacgggaaagagTTGAAAGATTTTCATTCTAAAAGAAAAATTCAATCATTGttctttttttcaatgtaaaaaagTGTTTCTCCCTAAAAGATGGTAGGTTTTTCTCAGAATCAAGTGGACTGATCTggctttttttttcagcatataaaaatggatttcctcTAAATTGTTACCTaacttaaaaaatcataaaaaatagaaaaattgagATATAAGGCAAAACAATTATTAATGCATTTATTAATACATTTCTGGTTTGTGGgacattcatttatttttttttctctagtgTACACCATGCATTTATATTCGATTATTCAAAAATCGTTTGTCGGTAGAGTTCAAAAGATTAGTTCTATTTTACATTAACCACTAACAAATGTGTTTTTGTTTGTAATTTGGTGAATATTTAGAATATGTTCTGGGGAACATTCCAATCAACAAGTATAATATACTTTCTATGTGTGTACTGGAGTTTAACGAACTCATTTTAGTATTTAACAAGTCGACGTCGAAGTAAAGTTGAAGCTAAAGCACACAGAATTATTTTTCAGATCAACAGTGATTGTAGGTAACAACACAGTTTGGTTGAAATTTTCGctacaaaaatattttggaaggtcaaaaaaaaaactaaaggccTCCAGAAAAAATGGTTAGCActttgagtgccacggttttatagcgactctatggaaattttcaaacgttTTAGGGCCATCATTTTTTATtgtagtggaaggtatttttaTTCGAAAAGAAATGTTTataagtggc from Toxorhynchites rutilus septentrionalis strain SRP chromosome 3, ASM2978413v1, whole genome shotgun sequence encodes:
- the LOC129777547 gene encoding bumetanide-sensitive sodium-(potassium)-chloride cotransporter-like isoform X2 is translated as MVQYKFSVQTPVPSDGHGQDNRKPTESWRPSDELCLNVAELNNLRNGAAPVHTIRGTGITSEPLPRLDHYRTSTRWNKRPSLGELYGDDSGDEYGKQEPEIEEQPVSSGHAIRLGWIQGVLTPCLLNIWGVMLFLRLSWVVAEAGVIQTLLIMVLSYVVCVITTLSLSALCTNGQVKSGGIYYIISRSLGPEFGASVGVIFAFANAVNASMNTIGFCSSLNDLLRSNGLQIVDGSINDIRIVGTIALLVMVTICAVGMDWEVKAQNFLLVAILLAIASFIIGAAMGPTHEDEIAKGFIGFSAAVFTSNLAPGYRFSEGVQQNFFSVFAVFFPSVTGIQSGANICGDLKDPATAIPKGTLLACLVSGISYIVFSLFAGASALRDASGNVTDLVGINFTSCSMELNNCNYGLNNDYSIMQLMAFSSELIYLGCWAATLSTALTNLLSVPRLIQALGIDRIYPGLIFFSKGYGKHGEPYRGYVLVFFVSFAFIMIADLNTIAPLISNFFLASYSLVNFCTFHAATVKPLGWRPTFRYYHPWLSMFGSLLCVAIMFLIDVVSTFITIAIIFILYLTVIYRKPDVNWGSSTQAAAYKSALNSALNLEQVGEHVKNYNPQLLVLTGNPILRPGLLNFAHLITKNNSLMIVGNVVETKLSYKQRKALITSGKRAIKDAKIKAFYNILDGLPFDEAVRAMIQSSGFGKLTPNILFVGYKTTWRTCSFEELNNYYNILHYAFDNRLALAILRLPDGIDCSDIINCHVNPVFDLSDTSLNVESTLSLAKTPTGRRLQNSLMPINSNLDLRKAASTSEQSSLNMSNGVYQTPIPQALPNTNKEMRIFREKQPAGIIDVWWLYDDGGLTILLPYIISTRTKWSDCQIRIFALASQKEDFEEERQNMTILLDKLRIKYVSLIMVTIADKPQETTISSHRALIDTLIEEQETDRFVSEAEQRQLLEKTYRQLRLRELLLQYSEGASLIVMSMPIPRKGIVSAQLYMSWLEMLTENMPPFLLVRGNQTSVLTFYS
- the LOC129777547 gene encoding bumetanide-sensitive sodium-(potassium)-chloride cotransporter-like isoform X1; the encoded protein is MPQRRYNVEMEIPMNGTIADSTNSDVFRRSGDEIHLDVSSLKIPNSDGNVVMSHDPRRTSIMGITRDPLPRLDHYRTSTRKNKRPSIGELHGDPDAKDKKQEPEIEEQPVSSGHAIRLGWIQGVLTPCLLNIWGVMLFLRLSWVVAEAGVIQTLLIMVLSYVVCVITTLSLSALCTNGQVKSGGIYYIISRSLGPEFGASVGVIFAFANAVNASMNTIGFCSSLNDLLRSNGLQIVDGSINDIRIVGTIALLVMVTICAVGMDWEVKAQNFLLVAILLAIASFIIGAAMGPTHEDEIAKGFIGFSAAVFTSNLAPGYRFSEGVQQNFFSVFAVFFPSVTGIQSGANICGDLKDPATAIPKGTLLACLVSGISYIVFSLFAGASALRDASGNVTDLVGINFTSCSMELNNCNYGLNNDYSIMQLMAFSSELIYLGCWAATLSTALTNLLSVPRLIQALGIDRIYPGLIFFSKGYGKHGEPYRGYVLVFFVSFAFIMIADLNTIAPLISNFFLASYSLVNFCTFHAATVKPLGWRPTFRYYHPWLSMFGSLLCVAIMFLIDVVSTFITIAIIFILYLTVIYRKPDVNWGSSTQAAAYKSALNSALNLEQVGEHVKNYNPQLLVLTGNPILRPGLLNFAHLITKNNSLMIVGNVVETKLSYKQRKALITSGKRAIKDAKIKAFYNILDGLPFDEAVRAMIQSSGFGKLTPNILFVGYKTTWRTCSFEELNNYYNILHYAFDNRLALAILRLPDGIDCSDIINCHVNPVFDLSDTSLNVESTLSLAKTPTGRRLQNSLMPINSNLDLRKAASTSEQSSLNMSNGVYQTPIPQALPNTNKEMRIFREKQPAGIIDVWWLYDDGGLTILLPYIISTRTKWSDCQIRIFALASQKEDFEEERQNMTILLDKLRIKYVSLIMVTIADKPQETTISSHRALIDTLIEEQETDRFVSEAEQRQLLEKTYRQLRLRELLLQYSEGASLIVMSMPIPRKGIVSAQLYMSWLEMLTENMPPFLLVRGNQTSVLTFYS